The Thunnus thynnus chromosome 22, fThuThy2.1, whole genome shotgun sequence genome includes a window with the following:
- the LOC137174480 gene encoding low affinity immunoglobulin gamma Fc region receptor II-a-like isoform X9 — protein MEVTALCFRLLMLEIIQQVQESDAAFLRITPDRLQHFEYDSVSLDCVGFDNSTQLRGIRNNEEFTLVCDIKRTPTGSFCTLDRAYPTDSGEYWCETDGGERSNSVNITVTAGSVILESPVLPVMEGDDVTLRCRNKTNSTNLRADFYKDGVLMKSAAAGEMTINSVSMSDEGLYKCTSDVGTSPESWLAVRAKSVSVTSQTPHEGNHTVLHRSSIPNPLPLWVAIIIVTVSLVLLVVGFLCIGRRRSTAVFCFSSKTSSGSSEHNQIVFGDDTADDPSGVTYAVVTIKQRQDKASDTAGAADSLSRDTNHRRKPQTQKDEDESSLQPVYSALKLDKTPQALQAAESGLSSSTVTQNPKDPRFTERKILYSPIQERLKKQKRRKT, from the exons TGATGCTTGAAATCATTCAGCAAGTTCAGGAAAGTG ATGCAGCTTTTCTTCGTATCACTCCAGACAGACTGCAGCACTTTGAATACGACTCAGTTTCTCTTGACTGTGTTGGGTTTGATAACTCAACTCAGTTGAGAGGAATCAGGAATAATGAGGAATTTACACTAGTATGTGATATTAAGAGGACGCCAACAGGGTCCTTCTGCACCCTTGATAGAGCCTATCCAACAGACAGCGGAGAATACTGGTGTGAGActgatggaggagagagaagcaacagtgtcaacatcactgtcactg CTGGTTCTGTGATCCTGGAGAGTCCCGTCCTtcctgtgatggagggagacGATGTGACTCTGCGCTGCAGAAACAAGACAAACTCCACCAACCTCCGAGCTGATTTCTACAAAGATGGTGTCCTCATGAAGAGCGCTGCAGCAGGAGAGATGACCATTAACAGTGTTTCCATGTCTGATGAAGGACTCTACAAGTGCACCTCTGATGTCGGAACATCACCAGAGAGCTGGTTGGCTGTCAGAG CAAAGAGTGTTTCTGTCACCTCTCAAACACCTCATGAAGGGAACCATACTGTCCTCCATCGCTCCTCCATCCCCAACCCCCTCCCCCTGTGGGTTGCTATTATCATTGTAACGGTGTCcctggtgctgctggtggtggGATTTCTTTGTATTGGGAGACGCAGAAGTACAG CGGTGTTCTGCTTTTCCTCAAAGACATCATCAGGCTCAAGTGAGCACAATCAAATAG tCTTTGGAGACGACACTGCAGATGATCCAAGCGGTGTAACGTATGCAGTCGTGACCATTAAACAGAGACAAGACAAAG CTTCAGACACTGCAGGTGCTGCTGATAGTCTGAGCCGGGACACAAACCACAGAAGAAAACCACAGACACAAAAAG ATGAAGATGAATCATCACTTCAACCTGTTTACTCTGCCTTGAAGTTAGATAAGACTCCACAAGCTCTCCAAGCTG CAGAATCAGGATTATCCAGCTCCACAGTGACCCAGAACCCTAAAGATCCACGTTTCACAGAGCGGAAGATTCTTTATTCACCCATCCAGGAAAGACTGAAG aagcagaagaggagaaaaaccTGA